A window of the Acidimicrobiales bacterium genome harbors these coding sequences:
- a CDS encoding AAA family ATPase: MTQSHPELAAEQAHVDRAYRRLDESRDEAKRLREMVEVGAGGTNQARYEREVITEKIVTRLTQLDIGERSICFGRIDQGEADGGGSYHIGRVAVADVDHEPLIVDWRAPVAEAFFRATGRQPRGLVRRRHFISRGREVLGLEDEFFGEAAGSTVASVNGRQLQGQGALVAALETGRTGHLGDIVGTIQAEQDEIIRAPMAGVLVVQGGPGTGKTVVALHRAAYLLYEHRFPLEGQGVLVVGPNRLFLGYIEQVLPSLGEAGVEMAVLADLVPRVRVTGRDPLHTARIKGDLRMVGVVRRAVADRQRPLRRDLVLGMGIRKVRLRAAESERIVAEAKRRFHTHNGARKFIVSQVYEAIAATHPDGTDAATVKDQLANDPDLRTALNWMWPVLTPAALLHDLYGSEALLRSAGRGSRRTALTDDERGHLFRPWQPDMDFRSVVWTVDDVPVLDEAFERLGPRPGSPDDDESRTYGHIVVDEAQDLSPMQLRMLTRRSLNGSMTVVGDIAQSTGAWAHADWSEVLDHLPDRRPARRAELTVGYRIPGPSMALAAKALRVAAPELSAPQAVRQDGDEPRFVATVQPSTLVDTIIDTAVAEREELGSGNVAVIVPPSSYDALVARFEERQVDVGLAIRDGLDHPITVVPVGVVKGLEVDVAIVVEPQAILDEEPQGARSLYVALTRATKRLVVVHDRALPEFLVSGEAAPTATESVGIVEVEQPTLF, from the coding sequence GTGACTCAGTCCCATCCCGAGCTAGCCGCAGAGCAGGCGCACGTCGACCGGGCCTATCGCCGCCTCGACGAGAGCCGAGATGAGGCGAAGCGGCTGCGCGAGATGGTCGAGGTCGGTGCGGGTGGGACCAACCAGGCCCGGTACGAGCGAGAGGTCATCACCGAGAAGATCGTCACTCGACTCACCCAACTCGACATCGGCGAGCGCTCGATCTGTTTCGGTCGCATCGACCAGGGTGAGGCCGACGGCGGTGGGAGCTATCACATCGGGCGGGTGGCGGTCGCCGACGTCGACCACGAGCCGCTCATCGTCGACTGGCGGGCTCCGGTGGCCGAGGCGTTCTTCCGGGCCACGGGCCGTCAGCCTCGGGGGCTGGTCCGACGTCGTCATTTCATCTCGCGCGGGCGAGAGGTGCTGGGGCTCGAAGACGAGTTCTTCGGCGAGGCCGCCGGGTCCACGGTCGCGTCGGTCAACGGCCGTCAACTCCAGGGGCAGGGAGCATTGGTCGCAGCGCTCGAAACCGGGCGAACCGGCCACCTCGGCGACATCGTCGGCACCATCCAGGCCGAGCAGGACGAGATCATCCGGGCCCCGATGGCCGGTGTGCTCGTGGTGCAGGGCGGGCCGGGCACCGGCAAGACCGTCGTCGCCCTTCACCGTGCCGCCTACCTGCTCTACGAGCATCGCTTCCCGCTCGAGGGGCAGGGAGTCCTGGTCGTCGGCCCCAACCGACTGTTCCTGGGCTACATCGAGCAGGTGCTCCCCTCGCTGGGAGAGGCCGGGGTCGAGATGGCGGTGCTGGCCGACCTCGTGCCGCGGGTGCGGGTGACCGGACGCGATCCCCTCCACACGGCCCGGATCAAGGGCGACCTCCGCATGGTCGGCGTGGTTCGCCGAGCCGTCGCGGACCGCCAACGCCCGTTGCGCCGCGATCTCGTGCTGGGTATGGGCATTCGCAAGGTGCGACTCCGAGCTGCCGAGTCGGAGCGAATCGTGGCCGAGGCCAAGCGCCGCTTCCACACCCACAACGGCGCCAGGAAGTTCATCGTCTCCCAGGTCTACGAGGCCATCGCCGCGACCCATCCCGACGGAACCGACGCCGCCACGGTCAAGGACCAGCTCGCCAACGATCCCGATCTGCGCACGGCGCTGAACTGGATGTGGCCGGTGCTCACCCCGGCCGCCCTGTTGCACGATCTCTACGGATCCGAGGCCTTGCTGCGCTCAGCTGGTCGAGGTTCTCGACGGACAGCGCTCACCGACGACGAGCGGGGTCACCTGTTCCGGCCGTGGCAACCCGACATGGACTTCCGATCGGTGGTCTGGACGGTCGACGACGTCCCCGTCCTCGACGAGGCGTTCGAACGACTCGGCCCGCGGCCGGGCAGCCCCGACGACGACGAGTCCCGCACCTACGGCCACATCGTGGTCGACGAGGCGCAGGATCTCTCGCCGATGCAGCTGCGCATGCTCACCCGCCGGTCGCTCAACGGGTCGATGACCGTCGTCGGCGACATCGCCCAGTCCACCGGTGCCTGGGCCCATGCCGACTGGAGCGAAGTACTCGACCACCTGCCCGATCGTCGTCCGGCGCGGCGAGCCGAACTCACGGTCGGCTATCGCATTCCCGGGCCGTCGATGGCGTTGGCCGCCAAGGCGCTGAGAGTCGCTGCGCCCGAACTCAGCGCACCGCAGGCCGTCCGTCAGGATGGCGACGAGCCGCGGTTCGTTGCCACGGTCCAGCCCTCGACGCTCGTCGACACGATCATCGACACCGCCGTCGCCGAGCGTGAGGAGCTGGGAAGCGGCAACGTCGCAGTCATCGTTCCGCCGTCGTCCTACGACGCGCTGGTCGCCCGCTTCGAGGAACGTCAGGTCGACGTCGGTCTCGCCATCCGAGACGGACTCGATCATCCGATCACCGTCGTGCCGGTGGGAGTGGTGAAGGGCCTCGAGGTCGACGTCGCCATCGTCGTCGAGCCGCAGGCGATCCTCGACGAGGAACCCCAAGGCGCCCGCTCGCTCTATGTCGCGCTCACTCGCGCCACCAAGCGCCTCGTCGTCGTCCACGACCGAGCGCTACCCGAGTTCCTCGTCTCGGGCGAGGCGGCCCCCACCGCCACCGAGTCGGTCGGCATCGTCGAGGTCGAACAACCCACCCTCTTCTGA
- a CDS encoding ABC transporter ATP-binding protein, protein MTDRSPSRWRALLELLRPDRTRWLALGALVAATSALGLAGPIVLRRIIDQATAGATTQTIVGLAVVFLVIAIVTQLAQVAVAWSATVAAWRTTNDLRLSMTRHVLTLDHEFHRTHTPGELIQRVDGDVTSVSDFLGKVVPRALGAIFLVVGMNVVLAVIDWRLALGMIAYLGLAGGMLAANRHRAISESASEMGDYARLYGGIEERLTATEDLRANGATAYAIDRFVTESSAALASSVARERAFMSMWWAVQGALAVGVALSLIAGAALVGSGTITIGTAFLLFQYVLAVSRPLEDVVHQLETMQKANGAMHRVAALRAIRPTVIDAGTTSPPAGPLGVSVMGVSFDYGDDQPVLRSIDAEIAPGRSVGIVGRTGSGKTTFSRLVLRLTDATEGTVLLGGVPIGDIPMSELRRRVALIPQEVELFSGSIRDNVTLFDDAPTDDEVRDALANVGLGALADGGIDRQLGAGGEGLSAGESQLLALARVWLRQPDLIVLDEATARVDPETEEQIDAAVARLIEGRTTLVIAHRLSTLQTLDEIMVFDRGEIVEHGERGSLVADGDSRFAQLLELALEVSS, encoded by the coding sequence GTGACCGACCGATCGCCGTCGCGCTGGCGCGCCCTCCTCGAACTGCTGCGCCCCGACCGCACTCGCTGGCTCGCGCTCGGGGCGCTGGTGGCAGCGACCTCGGCGCTGGGCCTGGCCGGCCCGATCGTCCTCCGCCGCATCATCGACCAGGCAACCGCGGGAGCAACGACGCAAACCATCGTCGGGCTCGCCGTCGTCTTCCTGGTGATCGCAATCGTCACCCAGCTGGCACAGGTCGCCGTTGCCTGGTCGGCGACCGTTGCGGCGTGGCGGACCACCAACGACCTCCGGCTCTCGATGACCCGGCACGTGCTCACCCTCGACCACGAGTTCCACCGAACGCACACGCCCGGTGAGCTGATCCAACGAGTCGACGGCGATGTCACTTCGGTGTCGGACTTCCTCGGCAAGGTCGTGCCCCGAGCACTTGGCGCGATCTTCCTGGTCGTCGGGATGAACGTCGTCCTCGCCGTGATCGACTGGCGACTCGCACTCGGCATGATCGCCTATCTGGGGCTGGCGGGAGGCATGCTCGCAGCCAACCGCCATCGGGCCATCAGCGAATCGGCCAGCGAGATGGGCGACTACGCCCGGCTGTACGGCGGCATCGAGGAGCGCCTCACCGCCACCGAGGACCTTCGAGCCAATGGCGCCACTGCCTACGCCATCGATCGGTTCGTCACCGAGTCGAGCGCAGCGCTGGCGAGCTCGGTCGCACGAGAGCGGGCGTTCATGTCGATGTGGTGGGCGGTGCAGGGCGCCCTTGCGGTTGGGGTTGCGCTGTCCCTCATCGCCGGTGCCGCACTGGTTGGGTCCGGCACCATCACGATCGGGACGGCGTTCCTGTTGTTCCAGTATGTGCTCGCCGTCTCCCGTCCGTTGGAAGACGTCGTGCACCAGCTCGAGACGATGCAGAAGGCCAACGGCGCGATGCATCGAGTTGCCGCGCTACGGGCCATTCGTCCAACGGTCATCGATGCCGGGACGACCTCGCCGCCCGCTGGTCCACTCGGCGTGTCGGTGATGGGCGTGTCGTTCGACTATGGTGACGACCAACCGGTGCTGCGCTCGATCGACGCCGAGATCGCCCCCGGTCGTTCGGTCGGCATCGTCGGTCGGACCGGAAGTGGGAAGACCACCTTCTCGCGGCTGGTCCTCCGACTCACCGATGCCACCGAGGGCACGGTGCTGCTCGGCGGCGTGCCGATCGGCGACATTCCGATGTCGGAACTGCGACGCCGGGTAGCGCTGATCCCCCAAGAGGTCGAGCTGTTCAGCGGCTCGATCCGGGACAACGTCACGTTGTTCGACGACGCTCCGACCGACGACGAGGTCCGCGACGCGCTGGCGAACGTCGGGCTCGGAGCGCTCGCCGACGGAGGAATCGACCGACAGCTCGGGGCGGGTGGTGAGGGGCTGTCGGCAGGCGAGTCGCAGTTGCTGGCGCTCGCCCGGGTCTGGCTGCGTCAGCCCGACCTCATCGTGCTCGACGAGGCGACCGCCCGAGTCGATCCCGAGACCGAGGAGCAGATCGATGCCGCCGTCGCCCGCCTCATCGAGGGGCGGACGACGCTGGTGATCGCCCACCGCCTCTCGACCCTGCAGACGCTCGACGAGATCATGGTCTTCGACCGGGGCGAGATCGTCGAGCATGGCGAGCGAGGCTCACTGGTTGCCGACGGTGACAGCCGCTTCGCCCAGCTACTCGAGCTGGCGCTGGAGGTGTCGTCGTGA